The following is a genomic window from Micromonospora cathayae.
CGTCTCGGCGGGCACCTGGTGCAGGGGCACGTCGACGGGGTCGGCGAACTGCTCGACCGGACCCCCGCCGAGAAGTGGGAGACGGTCCGCTTCCGGCTGCCCACCGCCCTGGCCCGGTACGTGGTGGAGAAGGGCTCGATCACCGTGGACGGGGTGTCGCTGACCGTCGCGGCGGTCGGCGACGACTGGTTCGCCGTCGGGCTGATCCCGACCACCCTGGCGTTGACCACCCTCGGCGTGAAGAAACCCGGCGACCCGGTCAACCTCGAGGTGGACGTCCTCGCCAAGTACGTCGAGCGGCTGCTCGGCGACCGGCTGGCCGGGGACGCCCGGTGACCGGCCCGCTGGGCTGGCTGCTCACCGCCCAGGTCGAGGTGGTCGGCGCGCCGGTGCTGGTCCGGGAGATCGTCGGCAACGGGTTCGGGCTGGTCTCGGCGCTGCTCGGGCTGCGCCGCCTGGTCTGGGCCTGGCCGGTCGGCATGGTCGGCAACGCGCTGCTGCTGACCGTCTTCCTCGGCGGCGTGTTCGCCACCCCGCAGGCGCACGACCTGTACGGGCAGGCCGGCCGGCAGGTGTTCTTCTTCGCGGTGGCCTGCTACGGCTGGTGGCGGTGGTCGCGTACCCGCCGGGCCGGGGAGGCGTCGGACGGCGCGGCGGTCACCCCGCGCTGGGCCACCGGCCGGGAGCGGCTGGGGCTGCTGGTGGCGGCGGTGGTCGGCACCGCGGTGGCGTACCCGGTGCTGGCCGCGCTCGGCTCGTGGGGGCCGCTGCCGGACGCCTGGATCCTGGTCGGCAGCCTGCTCGCCACGTACGGCATGGCCCGGGGCTGGGTCGATTTCTGGCTGATCTGGATCGCGGTGGACGCGGTCGGGGTGCCGCTGCTGCTGCGCGGCGGTTTCTATCCGTCGGCCGCCATGTACCTGGGCTACGGCCTGTTCTGCGCCTGGGGTCTGGTCAGTTGGTGGCGGACCTCCCGGGCGGCCGGGGCGCGCCGTGATCCCGTCCCGTCGAGCTACCTGGAGGCCGTCGCATGACCACGTTCGGAACCATCGCGCAGGCGGTGGCGGACATCGCCGCCGGCCGGCCGGTCGTCGTGGTCGACGACGCCGACCGGGAGAACGAGGGCGACCTGATCTTCGCCGCCGAGCGGGCCACCCCGGAGCTGCTCGCGTTCATGGTCCGGCACACCTCCGGCTACATCTGCGTGCCGCTGACCGAGAGCGAGTGCGATCGGCTGGACCTGCCGCCGATGCATCACACCAACCAGGACCGGCGGGGCACCGCGTACACGGTCACCGTGGACGCCCGGGAGGGCGTCAGCACCGGCATCTCCGCCGCCGACCGGGCGCACACCATCCGGCTGCTCGCCGCCGCCGACACCAGCCCCGCCGACCTGGCCCGGCCGGGCCACGTGGTGCCGCTGCGGGCCCGCGAGGGCGGGGTGCTGCGCCGTCCCGGCCACACCGAGGCGGCCGTCGACCTGACCCGGCTGGCCGGGCTGCGTCCGGCCGGGGTGCTCTGCGAGCTGGTCAACGACGACGGCACCATGATGCGCCTGCCGGACCTGGAGAAGTTCTGCGCCGAGCACGGCCTCACCCTGGTCACCATCGCCGACCTGGTCGCCCACCGGCGGCGTACCGAGAAGCAGGTCGAGCTGGTCGCGGACGCCCGGATGCCGACCCGGCACGGGGTGTTCCGGGCGCTGGGCTACCGCACCGCGCACGACCCCGCCGAGCACATCGCGCTGGTGATGGGTGACCTCGGTG
Proteins encoded in this region:
- a CDS encoding bifunctional 3,4-dihydroxy-2-butanone-4-phosphate synthase/GTP cyclohydrolase II, translating into MTTFGTIAQAVADIAAGRPVVVVDDADRENEGDLIFAAERATPELLAFMVRHTSGYICVPLTESECDRLDLPPMHHTNQDRRGTAYTVTVDAREGVSTGISAADRAHTIRLLAAADTSPADLARPGHVVPLRAREGGVLRRPGHTEAAVDLTRLAGLRPAGVLCELVNDDGTMMRLPDLEKFCAEHGLTLVTIADLVAHRRRTEKQVELVADARMPTRHGVFRALGYRTAHDPAEHIALVMGDLGDGRDVLVRVHSECLTGDVFGSLRCDCGPQLNAALARVAQEGRGVVLYVRGHEGRGIGLLHKLQAYQLQDLGRDTVDANLDLGLPADARDYGTGAQILYDLGVRSMRLLTNNPAKRAGLEGYGLTVTGREALPVHPHPENVRYLRTKRDRMGHLLDELDEVTETPLGRVAAADEIGA
- a CDS encoding riboflavin synthase, giving the protein MFTGIVEELGEVVRVTETGDDSALVAVRGPLVTSDARHGDSIAVNGVCLTVVDSADGVFTADVMGETLRRSALGALRPGDRVNLERAAALGSRLGGHLVQGHVDGVGELLDRTPAEKWETVRFRLPTALARYVVEKGSITVDGVSLTVAAVGDDWFAVGLIPTTLALTTLGVKKPGDPVNLEVDVLAKYVERLLGDRLAGDAR
- the pnuC gene encoding nicotinamide riboside transporter PnuC; translated protein: MTGPLGWLLTAQVEVVGAPVLVREIVGNGFGLVSALLGLRRLVWAWPVGMVGNALLLTVFLGGVFATPQAHDLYGQAGRQVFFFAVACYGWWRWSRTRRAGEASDGAAVTPRWATGRERLGLLVAAVVGTAVAYPVLAALGSWGPLPDAWILVGSLLATYGMARGWVDFWLIWIAVDAVGVPLLLRGGFYPSAAMYLGYGLFCAWGLVSWWRTSRAAGARRDPVPSSYLEAVA